One stretch of Oxobacter pfennigii DNA includes these proteins:
- a CDS encoding leucine-rich repeat domain-containing protein, which yields MYEIFGRGLADTPHVKNFKPLENLQFASSISLFGLTITQDEVNTIPALDNLESLNFKECDIDSINNFPTMKKLMQLDLGGSLIKNIDIPSDRLPNLKQLRLDQSEISDLSVLKGFENIEEIYIRRTGIKSIEPILNYKNLKVIIADIENIEDKDKLIGTGISISKTD from the coding sequence ATGTATGAAATATTTGGGAGAGGGCTGGCAGACACTCCTCATGTTAAAAACTTTAAACCGTTGGAAAACTTACAGTTTGCATCATCAATATCTTTGTTTGGATTAACCATAACTCAAGATGAAGTTAATACTATTCCTGCACTGGATAATCTGGAATCTCTAAATTTTAAAGAATGCGATATAGATAGTATCAACAATTTTCCCACTATGAAAAAACTCATGCAATTGGATTTAGGGGGAAGTTTAATAAAAAATATTGATATACCTTCGGACAGGCTCCCAAATCTGAAGCAATTAAGATTAGACCAGTCTGAAATATCCGATCTTAGCGTACTTAAAGGATTTGAAAATATAGAGGAGATTTATATCAGAAGAACCGGAATTAAAAGCATTGAACCAATCTTAAATTATAAAAATCTTAAAGTAATCATTGCAGACATAGAGAATATTGAAGATAAGGATAAATTAATAGGAACCGGGATATCAATATCAAAAACAGATTAA
- a CDS encoding NCS2 family permease, whose product MNDFFKLKENNTNFKTEVIAGITTFITMAYIIFVNPMILSAAGMNEKGLFGDAVAAAGLNTANDKIIGAVFAATIISAIIGTLIMGLVANVPFAQAAGMGMNAFFTYYVVLTAKYSWQAALAAVFVCGLINIFITVTRIRLAIVNAIPDSLKSAIGAGIGLFISLIGLKEGGLIVSSPDTLLAFGSVTDPKTLLAIFGLIVTVVLMVKKVKGSILLGIILTTIAGIIAQTAFNVNLNIFLPTSFVSAPPSLAPTFLKLNFSELFNAGTGILTALTIILSFSLVDTFDTIGTFIGTGEKTGMFDEKNDKPGKGMFPRKLDKALFADATATSVGALLGTSNVTTYVESAAGISEGGRTGLTSVVTAICFLLALFISPIVGVVPSQATAPALIIVGVLMIGAVTKINFDDFEEGLPAFLTLAIMPFTYSIANGIAAGFIFYTLVKVFTGKANKVHPIMYIFTLLFIIKFIMQV is encoded by the coding sequence ATGAACGATTTCTTTAAATTAAAGGAGAACAACACTAATTTCAAAACCGAAGTAATTGCCGGTATTACAACATTCATTACAATGGCGTATATAATATTTGTGAATCCCATGATTTTAAGCGCAGCAGGCATGAATGAAAAAGGCTTATTTGGAGACGCTGTAGCCGCCGCAGGCTTGAACACGGCAAACGATAAAATAATCGGCGCTGTATTTGCAGCCACTATTATATCTGCCATTATAGGAACTTTGATAATGGGACTTGTTGCAAATGTGCCCTTTGCACAAGCTGCAGGAATGGGAATGAATGCATTTTTTACTTATTATGTTGTATTAACTGCAAAATATTCATGGCAGGCGGCACTGGCAGCTGTATTTGTATGCGGCTTAATCAATATTTTCATAACAGTAACAAGAATAAGGCTGGCCATTGTTAATGCCATTCCTGATTCCTTAAAAAGCGCCATAGGAGCCGGTATCGGCTTATTCATATCTTTAATAGGTTTAAAAGAAGGGGGTCTAATAGTTTCATCTCCCGATACCCTATTGGCCTTCGGAAGCGTCACAGATCCTAAAACGCTCCTTGCCATTTTCGGTCTTATTGTCACAGTAGTTTTAATGGTTAAAAAAGTAAAAGGCTCTATACTTCTTGGTATTATACTTACAACCATTGCAGGTATAATAGCACAGACTGCTTTTAATGTTAATCTTAATATATTTTTGCCCACGAGTTTTGTATCTGCGCCGCCCAGCCTCGCACCTACATTTTTAAAGCTCAATTTCAGCGAGTTATTCAATGCAGGCACAGGTATTCTTACAGCGCTTACAATTATCCTTTCCTTCAGCCTGGTTGACACCTTTGATACCATAGGAACCTTTATAGGTACGGGAGAAAAGACAGGAATGTTTGATGAAAAGAATGATAAGCCGGGAAAAGGCATGTTCCCTAGAAAACTTGATAAAGCATTATTTGCAGATGCTACTGCCACATCTGTCGGTGCCCTTCTTGGGACCAGCAACGTTACTACTTATGTAGAAAGCGCTGCGGGAATAAGTGAAGGGGGAAGGACAGGACTTACTTCCGTCGTAACTGCAATATGCTTTCTCCTTGCATTATTCATATCACCCATTGTTGGAGTAGTGCCTTCACAGGCAACAGCCCCTGCCCTTATTATAGTTGGGGTGCTTATGATTGGAGCTGTAACCAAAATCAACTTTGATGATTTTGAAGAAGGTTTGCCGGCATTCTTAACCTTGGCCATAATGCCTTTTACATACAGCATTGCCAACGGAATAGCCGCAGGGTTTATATTCTATACATTAGTTAAAGTATTTACCGGAAAGGCAAATAAAGTCCATCCTATAATGTATATATTTACATTGCTCTTTATCATCAAATTCATAATGCAGGTTTAA